A single window of Microbispora hainanensis DNA harbors:
- a CDS encoding ABC transporter substrate-binding protein, translating to MHMRPTRRSWRAASAAAISAFAVLAAGCGSGSGSATADAAGGTAGGGGDKPFIALSNGFIGNGWRQTMIAKFEAAAEQAKADGLIGKYKVVNAPGENSATEQVAQIKSLLLQKPDALLIDPASPTALQPVIQQACTAGVKVVVFDSAIDAPCAHVLQNSFVDWATYAAKPLLEGIGGKGSVIVSRGVVGSQPEAEMLDTTKKILAGYPGVKTVATVTGMCDGATAQKAVLGVLSSVPKVDGVIGCGDGYGVAQAFATAGKPVPAVDFETNGRALSYWRDNKIDNGSVAVMSDPGQSVAALWEALDLLDGKDVPKQMTFPIVLIEQKDRDAWASVLKPDEYAAWPWTRELFRQQVEAVKTGGKPIQPPIPSAAS from the coding sequence ATGCACATGCGTCCCACACGCCGGTCCTGGCGCGCCGCCTCCGCCGCGGCGATCTCCGCTTTCGCCGTACTGGCCGCGGGCTGCGGCTCCGGCTCCGGTAGCGCCACCGCGGACGCCGCTGGCGGGACCGCGGGCGGCGGCGGTGACAAGCCCTTCATCGCACTGAGCAACGGCTTCATCGGCAACGGCTGGCGGCAGACGATGATCGCCAAGTTCGAGGCCGCCGCCGAGCAGGCCAAGGCCGACGGGCTGATCGGCAAGTACAAGGTCGTGAACGCGCCGGGCGAGAACTCGGCGACCGAGCAGGTCGCCCAGATCAAGAGCCTGCTGCTGCAGAAGCCCGACGCGCTGCTCATCGACCCCGCCTCGCCCACCGCGCTGCAGCCGGTGATCCAGCAGGCCTGTACGGCCGGCGTCAAGGTCGTGGTCTTCGACTCCGCCATCGACGCGCCCTGCGCCCACGTGCTGCAGAACAGCTTCGTGGACTGGGCGACGTACGCCGCCAAGCCGCTGCTCGAAGGCATCGGCGGCAAGGGCTCGGTCATCGTGAGCCGCGGCGTGGTCGGCTCCCAGCCCGAGGCCGAGATGCTCGACACGACCAAGAAGATCCTCGCGGGCTACCCCGGGGTGAAGACCGTGGCGACGGTCACCGGCATGTGCGACGGCGCCACCGCGCAGAAGGCCGTGCTCGGCGTGCTGTCCAGCGTGCCGAAGGTCGACGGCGTCATCGGCTGCGGCGACGGCTACGGCGTGGCCCAGGCGTTCGCCACGGCGGGCAAGCCCGTGCCCGCGGTCGACTTCGAGACCAACGGCCGCGCGCTGAGCTACTGGCGGGACAACAAGATCGACAACGGCTCGGTCGCGGTCATGTCCGACCCCGGCCAGTCGGTCGCCGCGCTCTGGGAGGCCCTGGACCTGCTCGACGGCAAGGACGTGCCCAAGCAGATGACCTTCCCGATCGTCCTGATCGAGCAGAAGGACCGCGACGCCTGGGCCTCGGTGCTCAAGCCCGACGAGTACGCCGCCTGGCCGTGGACCCGGGAGCTGTTCCGGCAGCAGGTGGAGGCCGTGAAGACCGGCGGCAAGCCGATCCAGCCGCCGATCCCGTCGGCCGCGAGCTGA
- a CDS encoding GntR family transcriptional regulator: protein MTYPPLNRDGAEPLWMQLMRALRAEIESGVRGPDQPLPSEAELSDLFGVSRTVVREALRELVQQRLIYKVKGKGAFVAPRKTELRFVGSMSGSADDLRESGRRVTTQTVRQALGEADEREAALLRIPLGEQVVRLRRLRRVDGQPWLLVDTALPARLVPGLERAIMENQSLYDVLRRRYGIEPAAADRWIEAVFPNREDAALLEVSTSTPLLGIESVAWLEDNTRFEAYYALHRSDQTRFYVGIR from the coding sequence ATGACCTATCCGCCTCTCAACCGCGACGGGGCGGAACCGCTGTGGATGCAGCTCATGCGGGCGTTGCGCGCGGAGATCGAGAGCGGCGTGCGCGGGCCCGATCAGCCGCTGCCGTCCGAGGCCGAGCTGAGCGACCTGTTCGGCGTCTCCCGCACGGTCGTCAGGGAGGCGCTGCGTGAGCTGGTCCAGCAACGCCTGATCTACAAGGTAAAGGGCAAGGGAGCCTTCGTCGCGCCCCGCAAGACCGAGCTGAGGTTCGTCGGATCGATGTCAGGGTCGGCCGACGACCTGCGGGAGTCGGGGCGCCGGGTGACCACGCAGACCGTCCGCCAGGCGCTCGGCGAGGCCGACGAGCGGGAGGCCGCGCTCCTGCGCATACCGCTGGGGGAGCAGGTCGTCCGGCTGCGCAGGCTCCGCCGGGTCGACGGCCAGCCGTGGCTGCTCGTCGACACCGCCCTGCCCGCCCGGCTCGTCCCCGGGCTCGAACGCGCCATCATGGAGAACCAGTCGCTGTACGACGTGCTGCGCCGCCGGTATGGCATCGAGCCCGCCGCGGCCGACCGCTGGATCGAGGCGGTCTTCCCCAACCGGGAGGACGCGGCCCTGCTCGAGGTGTCCACCTCGACGCCTCTGCTCGGCATCGAGTCGGTCGCGTGGCTGGAGGACAACACCAGGTTCGAGGCGTACTACGCCCTCCACCGAAGCGACCAGACGCGCTTCTACGTCGGCATCCGCTGA
- a CDS encoding PucR family transcriptional regulator, whose protein sequence is MDGHNTVEDLVRSPALQLKVLAGERGLGRSVSWAHVSELEDPTPWLLGAEVIMTTGIGVPRAAAAQRAYLERLDDAGVAALALSAGLHVPPLRRAFLDAAEDRGFPVLEVPLAVPFIAIAQEVAAAVQADARQRLGAQLQVFGALRWLASESLDTAGLFRRLERLSGYDIYLTTPQGRPLLPGVPAPPPGVRLPASLEAPPTIPGGFALPVPAPGGPAGFLVAFEREGARPAGLAVVQHIATVAALRVAMVRSERETLRRQGAETLAELLQDVLDPETARRRLALAGLAADHDVVLLVVRDAADDAVVQALGEHPHLMLRRQSDLYVLTAADADTAELEAVPGIAAGVSRAIAPGSSLRVAQREALWAASRAAESGRPLVAYGADTTGRWLPADVGVLTALVEHVLGDVLRYDAEHGSELVASVRTWMERDRRVDDAARALHVHPNTLAYRLRRFGALTGRDLSATGDFAEVWLALRAAGQLGRV, encoded by the coding sequence GTGGACGGGCACAACACGGTGGAAGACCTGGTGCGCTCCCCCGCGCTGCAGCTGAAAGTGCTGGCGGGCGAGCGCGGACTCGGCAGGTCGGTGTCGTGGGCCCACGTCAGCGAGCTGGAGGACCCCACGCCCTGGCTGCTCGGAGCCGAGGTCATCATGACCACCGGCATCGGAGTGCCGCGCGCGGCCGCCGCCCAGCGCGCGTACCTGGAACGGCTCGACGACGCCGGGGTGGCCGCGCTCGCGCTCAGCGCGGGCCTGCACGTCCCCCCGCTGCGCCGAGCCTTCCTCGACGCCGCCGAGGACCGCGGATTCCCCGTGCTTGAGGTGCCGCTGGCCGTGCCGTTCATCGCCATCGCCCAGGAGGTCGCGGCCGCGGTGCAGGCGGACGCCCGGCAGCGGCTCGGGGCACAGCTCCAGGTGTTCGGCGCGCTGCGCTGGCTCGCCTCGGAGAGCCTGGACACGGCCGGACTGTTCCGGCGGCTCGAACGACTGTCGGGCTACGACATCTACCTGACCACGCCGCAGGGCCGCCCGCTGCTGCCCGGCGTGCCGGCGCCCCCGCCGGGCGTACGCCTGCCCGCCTCGCTGGAGGCCCCGCCGACGATCCCCGGCGGATTCGCGCTCCCCGTCCCCGCTCCCGGCGGTCCCGCCGGGTTCCTGGTCGCCTTCGAGCGGGAGGGCGCCAGGCCCGCCGGGCTCGCCGTCGTCCAGCACATCGCGACCGTCGCCGCCCTGCGGGTGGCCATGGTGCGCAGCGAACGCGAGACGCTGCGGCGGCAGGGCGCGGAGACGCTGGCCGAGCTGCTGCAGGACGTGCTCGACCCGGAGACCGCGCGGCGCAGGCTCGCCCTGGCGGGCCTGGCGGCCGACCACGACGTCGTGCTGCTCGTGGTGCGCGACGCCGCCGACGACGCCGTCGTACAGGCGCTCGGCGAGCATCCGCACCTCATGCTCCGCCGGCAGAGCGACCTGTACGTGCTGACGGCGGCGGACGCCGACACGGCGGAGCTGGAGGCGGTGCCCGGGATCGCGGCCGGTGTCAGCCGCGCTATCGCACCCGGATCGTCGCTGCGGGTCGCCCAGCGCGAGGCGCTGTGGGCGGCCTCCCGCGCCGCCGAGTCGGGCCGGCCGCTGGTCGCCTACGGCGCGGACACCACCGGCCGGTGGCTGCCCGCCGACGTGGGCGTGCTGACCGCCCTCGTCGAGCACGTGCTCGGTGACGTCCTGCGGTATGACGCCGAGCACGGATCCGAACTGGTCGCGTCGGTGCGGACCTGGATGGAGCGTGACCGCCGCGTCGACGACGCCGCGCGGGCCCTGCACGTGCACCCCAACACGCTGGCGTACCGGCTGCGCCGGTTCGGGGCGCTCACCGGGCGCGACCTGTCGGCGACGGGCGACTTCGCCGAGGTGTGGCTGGCCCTCCGCGCCGCGGGACAGCTCGGCCGGGTCTGA
- a CDS encoding purine-cytosine permease family protein encodes MTTAAPSASPGAIEVRSIDYVPEGERHGKVWHQGPFWFCGNFQPYTVAIGFVGPAMGLPLGWTSLASTLGILFGTFFMAFHASQGPWLGLPQMVQSRAQLGYRGVILALAGTLFTYVGFNVIDTVIIDNGLNAVFGWSKPVIGIVITVVAAVLAIYGYDWLHRAFQVLFWISLPLWLVLTAVILFGGAGGQAAPSSGGFTWVAFMVQFAVAASYNITYAPYVSDYSRYLPRRTKTSHIVWSVFCGAAASPLWLIPIGAWMATRLGVTDTLVGIHDAGENVFTGLGSVLTVVSVLVLVATMGLNAYSGMLTVVTAVDTLRPVRPTRSIRIVTVVVLAVVWALVGMLLIGDFSTAFTNVQLIMLYVLVPWTAVNLVDYFFVRRGHYAITHLFRKDGIYGMWAWRGLVSYLLGLAAMVPFVVLSFFTGPVAEAMGGVDIAFAVGLIVGGGVYLLLCRTLDVSSEEGVVAASERELAAS; translated from the coding sequence ATGACGACGGCTGCCCCCTCCGCCTCGCCCGGCGCCATCGAGGTCCGTTCGATCGACTACGTCCCGGAGGGCGAGCGGCACGGCAAGGTCTGGCACCAGGGCCCGTTCTGGTTCTGCGGCAACTTCCAGCCGTACACCGTCGCGATCGGTTTCGTCGGCCCGGCGATGGGGCTGCCGCTCGGCTGGACCTCGCTGGCGAGCACGCTCGGCATCCTGTTCGGCACCTTCTTCATGGCCTTCCACGCCTCGCAGGGCCCCTGGCTCGGGCTGCCCCAGATGGTGCAGTCGCGGGCCCAGCTCGGATATCGCGGCGTCATCCTGGCACTCGCCGGCACGCTCTTCACGTACGTCGGCTTCAACGTCATCGACACGGTCATCATCGACAACGGCCTCAACGCGGTGTTCGGCTGGAGCAAGCCGGTGATCGGGATCGTCATCACCGTGGTGGCCGCGGTGCTGGCCATCTACGGCTACGACTGGCTCCACCGGGCGTTCCAGGTGCTGTTCTGGATCTCGCTGCCGCTGTGGCTCGTGCTGACCGCCGTCATCCTGTTCGGGGGCGCGGGCGGGCAGGCGGCCCCTTCCTCCGGCGGCTTCACCTGGGTCGCCTTCATGGTCCAGTTCGCGGTCGCCGCCTCGTACAACATCACCTACGCGCCGTACGTCTCGGACTACTCGCGCTATCTGCCCCGGCGCACCAAGACCTCACACATCGTGTGGTCGGTCTTCTGCGGCGCCGCGGCCTCGCCGCTGTGGCTGATCCCGATCGGCGCGTGGATGGCCACCCGGCTCGGCGTCACCGACACGCTCGTCGGCATCCACGACGCGGGCGAGAACGTGTTCACCGGCCTCGGCAGCGTGCTCACGGTAGTGTCCGTGCTCGTGCTGGTCGCGACCATGGGCCTCAACGCCTACAGCGGCATGCTGACCGTCGTCACCGCCGTCGACACCCTGCGGCCGGTGCGGCCGACCCGCTCGATCAGGATCGTCACCGTCGTCGTGCTGGCCGTGGTGTGGGCACTCGTGGGGATGCTGCTCATCGGCGACTTCTCCACCGCCTTCACCAACGTGCAGCTGATCATGCTGTACGTGCTCGTGCCGTGGACGGCCGTCAACCTGGTCGACTACTTCTTCGTACGGCGCGGCCACTACGCGATCACGCACCTTTTCCGCAAGGACGGCATCTACGGCATGTGGGCGTGGCGCGGGCTGGTCTCCTACCTGCTTGGCCTGGCCGCGATGGTTCCCTTCGTGGTGCTCAGCTTCTTCACCGGCCCGGTGGCCGAGGCCATGGGCGGCGTCGACATCGCGTTCGCCGTCGGGCTGATCGTCGGCGGCGGCGTCTACCTGCTGCTGTGCCGCACGCTCGACGTCTCGTCCGAGGAGGGCGTCGTCGCGGCCAGCGAGCGCGAGCTCGCCGCGTCCTGA
- a CDS encoding Zn-dependent alcohol dehydrogenase: MTVTNAAVLVRGQGLRSRVLRLADPRDDQVLVRIEASGVCHSDLHVLDGDWPVEEPIVLGHEGAGVVEAVGPAVRDVRPGDHVVLSWFAPCRRCEACAAGRAWLCSNTKAVSNTLPDGSTPLSDEDGTPVLPFLGLGTFSEYAVVPETAAIVVPDEVPFPVGALIGCAVTTGVGAAVHTAGVRPGESAVVIGCGGVGQAVVLGLGLAGAQPVVAVDLSDRRLGLARELGATHTLRGDDPALAEKVLEITGGAHHAFEAIGRAATIEALPGLLRAGGNAVLVGMTALGTRVSFDPFDLADQGKNILGCNYGSSVPAVDFPRLASLYLSGRLPLDRLVGAEAGLAGLPAAFADLRAGTGLRTVVRPGAPAGTSAGTSAGTDTWTDTGANAGTNEGVRS; the protein is encoded by the coding sequence ATGACCGTCACCAACGCGGCCGTCCTCGTGCGGGGGCAGGGCCTGCGAAGCCGGGTGTTGCGCCTGGCCGACCCCCGGGACGACCAGGTCCTCGTCCGTATCGAGGCGAGCGGCGTCTGCCACTCCGACCTGCACGTCCTCGACGGGGACTGGCCGGTCGAGGAGCCGATCGTCCTGGGACACGAGGGCGCGGGCGTGGTCGAGGCCGTCGGCCCTGCCGTACGCGACGTCAGGCCCGGCGACCACGTCGTGCTGTCGTGGTTCGCGCCGTGCCGCCGCTGCGAGGCGTGCGCAGCCGGCCGTGCCTGGCTGTGCTCGAACACCAAGGCCGTGTCCAACACGCTGCCGGACGGCTCGACCCCGCTGTCCGACGAGGACGGCACGCCCGTGCTGCCCTTCCTCGGGCTCGGCACGTTCTCCGAATATGCCGTGGTGCCCGAGACCGCCGCGATCGTCGTTCCGGACGAGGTGCCGTTCCCGGTGGGGGCGCTGATCGGGTGCGCCGTGACGACCGGGGTCGGGGCCGCAGTGCACACGGCGGGGGTGCGGCCGGGCGAGTCGGCCGTCGTCATCGGCTGCGGAGGCGTCGGGCAGGCGGTCGTGCTCGGCCTCGGCCTGGCCGGCGCCCAGCCGGTCGTCGCCGTCGACCTGTCGGACCGGCGGCTCGGCCTTGCCCGGGAGCTCGGCGCCACGCACACCCTGCGCGGTGACGACCCGGCGCTGGCGGAGAAGGTGCTGGAGATCACCGGCGGGGCGCATCACGCGTTCGAGGCCATCGGCCGGGCCGCCACGATCGAGGCGCTGCCCGGGCTGCTGCGCGCGGGAGGCAACGCGGTGCTCGTCGGCATGACCGCGCTCGGCACGCGGGTCTCCTTCGACCCGTTCGACCTCGCCGACCAGGGCAAGAACATCCTCGGCTGCAACTACGGCTCCAGCGTGCCCGCGGTCGACTTCCCCCGGCTGGCGAGCCTCTACCTGTCCGGGCGCCTGCCGCTCGACCGGCTGGTCGGCGCCGAGGCCGGGCTCGCCGGCCTGCCCGCGGCCTTCGCCGACCTGCGCGCCGGCACCGGCCTGCGCACGGTCGTACGGCCGGGGGCGCCCGCGGGGACGTCCGCGGGGACGTCCGCGGGGACGGACACATGGACGGACACAGGGGCGAACGCGGGGACGAACGAGGGGGTGCGGTCGTGA